One stretch of Brevibacillus laterosporus DNA includes these proteins:
- the treB gene encoding PTS trehalose transporter subunit IIBC: protein MSVSKKSVEEIIVALGGKENIVTASHCVTRLRLALLDEEKVQKEELDNIDLVKGSFSANGQFQVVIGPGVVDKAYVHLLEITGLEQASKQELKDAAEHNLNPIQRAIKTLADIFIPILPAIVTAGLLMGINNVLTGKGIFFPEQSLIQVYAQWRDLADVINLIANTSFVFLPALIGWSAAKRFGGSELLGMVLGLMLIHPDLLNAWGYGDAVAKGTVPYWNLFGLSVEKIGYQGQVLPVLVSAFCLAKVEQFMNKRVPDAFKLLLVAPVTLLVTGLLSFIVIGPLTFSIGNVITNTFVGIFDNFAVVGGLIYGGFYALLVVTGMHHTFLAVDLQLIASVGGTFLWPILALSNIAQGSAAFATMFVTRDEKLKGLSLTSAISAFLGITEPAMFGVNLRLRYPFIAAMIGSAIGAVFITVNKVKAASIGVGGLPGFLSIFPQNWGPFFVGMAIALVVPFVITIVFGKMRNKKVEEDGTKAVA from the coding sequence ATGAGTGTTAGCAAAAAGTCCGTAGAAGAGATCATTGTAGCGCTTGGCGGTAAAGAGAATATTGTAACCGCTTCACATTGCGTAACACGCTTACGTCTTGCTTTGCTGGATGAGGAGAAGGTCCAGAAAGAAGAGTTAGACAATATTGATTTGGTGAAAGGATCTTTTTCCGCCAATGGACAGTTCCAGGTTGTCATTGGCCCTGGTGTAGTTGATAAAGCTTATGTTCATTTACTAGAGATTACCGGTCTAGAGCAAGCTTCTAAACAGGAATTGAAAGATGCTGCGGAACACAATTTGAACCCGATACAACGAGCGATTAAGACATTAGCTGATATTTTCATACCGATCCTACCTGCGATTGTAACGGCTGGTTTATTAATGGGGATCAACAATGTTTTGACCGGCAAAGGAATCTTCTTCCCAGAACAATCTCTCATTCAGGTGTATGCTCAATGGAGGGACCTAGCGGATGTCATTAATCTCATTGCTAATACGTCCTTCGTATTCTTACCTGCTTTAATCGGTTGGTCAGCTGCCAAACGCTTTGGTGGTAGTGAACTTCTTGGGATGGTACTTGGATTAATGCTCATTCATCCTGATTTGTTAAATGCTTGGGGATACGGCGATGCGGTTGCTAAGGGAACGGTGCCGTACTGGAATTTATTTGGACTAAGCGTAGAAAAAATCGGGTATCAGGGTCAAGTGTTACCTGTTCTGGTTTCAGCGTTTTGTTTAGCTAAGGTTGAACAGTTTATGAACAAGCGTGTACCAGATGCTTTCAAGCTATTATTAGTAGCTCCTGTGACATTATTAGTAACAGGGCTCTTGTCCTTCATCGTTATTGGCCCTTTAACCTTCTCGATCGGAAACGTAATTACCAATACTTTTGTTGGGATTTTTGATAATTTTGCGGTGGTTGGTGGTTTAATTTATGGTGGCTTCTATGCCTTGTTGGTTGTAACAGGCATGCATCATACTTTTCTTGCTGTTGACCTGCAGTTGATCGCAAGTGTGGGCGGAACCTTCTTGTGGCCGATCTTGGCACTTTCTAACATCGCTCAAGGCTCTGCGGCATTTGCTACTATGTTTGTGACCCGTGATGAAAAGCTAAAAGGCTTGTCTCTTACATCAGCGATTTCTGCTTTCCTGGGAATTACGGAACCAGCTATGTTTGGGGTAAATCTGCGGTTACGTTATCCGTTTATCGCTGCGATGATTGGGTCCGCTATCGGTGCCGTCTTTATTACGGTCAATAAGGTAAAAGCAGCTTCCATTGGTGTAGGTGGTTTGCCAGGCTTCTTGTCCATCTTTCCACAAAATTGGGGTCCGTTCTTTGTCGGAATGGCAATCGCTTTGGTTGTTCCTTTTGTCATTACGATTGTGTTTGGCAAAATGCGCAACAAAAAGGTAGAAGAAGATGGTACAAAAGCAGTGGCGTAA
- the treC gene encoding alpha,alpha-phosphotrehalase, translating into MQQTWWKKAVVYQIYPKSFLDTTGSGIGDLEGITRRLDYLQQLGVDVIWLTPIYASPQKDNGYDISDYYTINPEYGTMETFEQLLHEAHQRNIKLIMDIVVNHTSIEHEWFREAASSKENRYRDYYIWKDGVAGNPPTNWQSKFGGNAWEWDERTKQYYLHLYDVTQADLNWENPTLRREIYDMMHFWLKKGVDGFRLDVINVISKDQTFQNDTLQIPMEDGRRFYTDGPRIHEYLKEMNEQVFAHYPQILTVGEMSSTTIDNCIRYTNPEENELSMVFTFHHLKVDYPNGQKWATGELDFGKLKSILNEWQVGMQAGEGWNALFWCNHDQPRVVTRFGDDQKYHKESAKMLATALHFMQGTPYIYQGEEFGMTDPAFSSIEDYRDIETINAYEWLRETGAPEQEIMKAIQQKSRDNSRTPMQWTDAPYGGFTTGTPWINVANNYPSINAQRAQQDQSSIWYHYQKLIRLRKKHDVIAYGDFTMIYKDHPQIFAYVRQYGSEQLVVVTNFYAEPTKFVLPQDIDRTSPMEVILTNYLDVPDALDEFSLRPYESIAILIK; encoded by the coding sequence ATGCAACAAACATGGTGGAAGAAAGCCGTTGTCTATCAGATTTATCCGAAAAGCTTTCTCGATACAACAGGTAGTGGCATCGGGGATTTAGAAGGAATTACTCGGCGGCTGGATTATTTACAGCAATTAGGTGTGGATGTGATTTGGTTAACACCTATTTATGCATCTCCACAAAAAGATAATGGCTATGATATCAGCGATTACTATACGATCAATCCCGAGTATGGAACAATGGAAACGTTTGAACAGCTGTTACATGAAGCCCACCAACGTAACATCAAGCTGATTATGGATATCGTTGTGAATCATACTTCTATTGAGCATGAATGGTTTAGAGAAGCAGCTTCTTCTAAAGAAAACCGGTATCGTGACTATTACATTTGGAAAGATGGTGTAGCTGGTAACCCTCCAACAAATTGGCAGTCCAAATTTGGTGGGAATGCTTGGGAATGGGACGAACGAACAAAGCAATACTATTTACATTTGTACGATGTGACGCAAGCCGATTTGAATTGGGAAAATCCTACCTTACGACGCGAAATCTACGATATGATGCATTTTTGGTTGAAAAAAGGTGTCGATGGCTTCCGGCTAGATGTCATTAATGTCATCTCCAAAGATCAGACATTCCAAAATGATACGCTACAAATCCCAATGGAAGATGGACGCCGTTTTTATACAGATGGCCCTCGTATCCACGAATATTTAAAAGAAATGAATGAGCAAGTTTTTGCACACTATCCTCAAATATTGACGGTTGGAGAGATGTCGTCTACAACGATTGATAATTGCATCCGATATACCAATCCAGAGGAAAATGAACTGAGTATGGTCTTTACTTTTCATCATTTGAAGGTCGATTATCCGAACGGACAAAAGTGGGCTACAGGTGAGCTTGATTTTGGCAAATTAAAGAGCATTCTCAATGAATGGCAGGTTGGAATGCAGGCAGGTGAAGGCTGGAATGCATTGTTCTGGTGCAATCACGATCAGCCACGTGTTGTCACTCGCTTTGGCGATGATCAGAAGTATCATAAAGAATCAGCGAAAATGCTAGCTACTGCCCTTCATTTTATGCAAGGAACACCATATATTTATCAGGGTGAAGAGTTTGGCATGACTGATCCTGCATTCTCTAGTATTGAGGATTACCGTGATATAGAAACGATTAATGCGTACGAATGGCTCCGTGAAACAGGCGCTCCTGAGCAGGAGATTATGAAGGCGATCCAACAAAAATCTAGAGATAATTCACGTACACCAATGCAATGGACGGATGCTCCCTATGGTGGATTCACGACAGGTACACCTTGGATTAACGTAGCTAATAATTATCCGTCTATCAATGCACAGCGAGCGCAGCAGGATCAGAGTTCCATTTGGTATCACTACCAAAAACTGATTCGATTGCGTAAAAAACATGATGTCATTGCATATGGCGATTTTACGATGATATACAAGGATCATCCGCAGATTTTTGCTTATGTGCGGCAATATGGTTCTGAGCAGTTGGTGGTGGTTACTAATTTCTATGCTGAGCCAACAAAATTTGTGTTGCCACAGGATATTGATAGAACCAGCCCTATGGAAGTAATCCTGACCAACTATCTAGATGTTCCTGATGCACTGGACGAATTTTCGTTGCGTCCATATGAGTCGATTGCGATTTTGATAAAGTAA
- a CDS encoding DNA topoisomerase III — protein MSKIIVLAEKPSVGKDIARVLKCTKQANGYLEGDKYVVTWAFGHLVTLADPEVYGETYKSWKLEDLPLLPSRLQLTVIRQSGKQYQVVKNLLGRQDIKEVIIATDAGREGELVARWILEKAHVKKPIKRLWISSVTDKAITDGFRNLRDGKEYENLYASAVARAEADWFVGINATRALTTKHNAQLSCGRVQTPTVAMIAKREEEIQKFVPRPYYGVQAITGNGLKLMWQDQQTKDMKTFTKEKAEKVATTSKNKQAEIIDIQKANKKSFAPALYDLTELQRDANKRFGFSAKETLSVMQGLYETHKVLTYPRTDSRYLTSDIVATIPDRLRAVSVKPYTTFAAKLLKQPIRAGKHVVDDSRVTDHHAIIPTEQTVLMSKLSDKERKIYDLVVKRFLAVFYTPFEYEQISIRARIGEEEFLAKGKTITSQGWKEIYDNHFDEEEVGDGLTEQLLPTLRQGEQMTIQTVSPTKGETKPPEPFTEATLLSAMENPARYMGQVDKNVAKTLGDTGGLGTVATRADIIEKLFNSFLIEKRGKHIHITSKGKQLLELVPEELQSPALTAEWEVKLGAISKGSLAKNSFIQEMKKYAEQIVQQIKFSEQKFRHDNLTRSKCPDCGKLMLEVNGKKGKMLVCQDRDCGHRKNLSKVTNARCPQCRKKMEMRGEGEGKIFVCKCGHREKLSTFNDRRSKEKQTNVSKRDVAQYMKNQQRDQEDLGNPALMEALKKLKLDQ, from the coding sequence ATGAGTAAAATAATCGTTTTAGCAGAGAAACCCTCGGTGGGTAAAGATATTGCCAGAGTCCTGAAATGTACTAAGCAGGCGAACGGCTACCTAGAAGGCGACAAATATGTGGTGACGTGGGCATTTGGACACCTCGTAACATTAGCTGATCCTGAGGTATATGGAGAGACGTATAAATCATGGAAGCTGGAAGATCTACCGCTATTGCCTTCCCGGCTACAATTGACCGTCATCAGACAGAGTGGAAAGCAATACCAGGTCGTTAAAAATCTGTTAGGTCGTCAGGATATTAAAGAAGTGATTATTGCTACGGATGCTGGACGTGAAGGTGAGCTGGTGGCTAGATGGATTTTAGAAAAAGCCCATGTGAAAAAGCCGATTAAGCGTCTCTGGATTTCCTCTGTAACTGATAAGGCAATCACGGACGGCTTTCGGAACCTACGCGATGGGAAGGAGTACGAGAATCTATATGCTTCTGCTGTAGCTCGTGCGGAAGCTGACTGGTTTGTCGGCATCAATGCAACTCGTGCGCTTACAACGAAGCATAATGCCCAGCTTTCTTGTGGTCGTGTACAAACACCCACTGTGGCTATGATTGCCAAACGTGAGGAGGAGATTCAAAAATTTGTTCCTCGTCCCTATTATGGCGTCCAAGCGATAACAGGTAATGGATTAAAACTTATGTGGCAAGATCAGCAGACAAAAGATATGAAGACTTTTACCAAAGAGAAAGCAGAAAAAGTAGCAACAACTAGTAAAAACAAACAGGCAGAAATTATCGATATCCAGAAGGCAAATAAGAAAAGCTTTGCTCCAGCCTTATACGATCTGACCGAGCTGCAACGTGATGCGAACAAGCGATTTGGTTTTTCTGCAAAGGAAACTCTCTCCGTCATGCAAGGACTGTACGAAACACATAAGGTACTTACCTATCCACGTACGGATTCCCGCTATCTAACGTCAGACATTGTGGCGACAATACCAGATCGGTTGAGGGCTGTTTCGGTTAAACCATACACTACGTTTGCTGCTAAGCTGTTAAAACAGCCTATTCGTGCTGGAAAACATGTAGTAGACGATAGTAGGGTAACTGATCACCATGCGATTATTCCAACCGAGCAAACTGTGTTGATGAGTAAGCTTAGTGACAAGGAACGTAAAATTTATGATCTCGTTGTCAAACGCTTTTTAGCTGTGTTTTATACACCGTTTGAATATGAGCAAATTAGTATTCGTGCCCGCATTGGTGAAGAGGAATTCCTAGCAAAAGGGAAGACCATCACGAGCCAAGGCTGGAAGGAAATCTACGACAACCACTTTGATGAAGAGGAAGTCGGAGATGGACTAACCGAGCAACTCTTACCTACACTACGACAAGGCGAGCAAATGACTATACAGACCGTATCTCCTACTAAAGGGGAAACAAAACCACCAGAACCATTTACAGAGGCAACACTCCTTTCTGCCATGGAGAACCCTGCTCGGTATATGGGACAGGTCGATAAAAATGTAGCAAAAACATTGGGTGACACAGGCGGACTCGGCACAGTTGCTACTCGTGCAGATATTATCGAAAAATTATTTAATAGCTTTTTAATTGAAAAGCGTGGTAAGCACATTCATATCACATCCAAAGGGAAACAATTGCTAGAGCTTGTACCAGAAGAACTGCAATCACCCGCTCTGACTGCGGAATGGGAAGTGAAGCTAGGGGCTATTTCTAAAGGAAGTCTGGCTAAAAACAGCTTCATACAAGAAATGAAGAAATATGCAGAGCAAATCGTTCAACAAATTAAATTCAGCGAGCAAAAATTCCGTCATGACAATCTGACACGTTCCAAATGCCCGGATTGTGGAAAGCTAATGCTTGAGGTGAATGGCAAAAAAGGAAAAATGCTGGTTTGTCAGGATCGTGACTGCGGTCATCGTAAAAATTTATCTAAAGTTACAAACGCGAGATGTCCACAATGTCGGAAAAAGATGGAGATGCGTGGTGAAGGAGAAGGCAAGATATTCGTATGCAAATGCGGTCATCGTGAAAAATTATCTACGTTTAATGACAGACGTAGTAAAGAGAAACAAACGAATGTCTCCAAGCGAGATGTGGCGCAATACATGAAAAACCAACAACGTGACCAAGAGGACCTAGGTAATCCAGCGCTGATGGAGGCACTGAAAAAATTAAAGCTAGACCAGTAA
- a CDS encoding lantibiotic dehydratase — protein sequence MAKQLEKELTTQYGKTNKEENLFTAADFFMLRLPLFPLENFYELNKMDDYLTAIREYAREEKVREAILVSSPSLYAALPNLESDLTSRKTKQTLSSFIRYFLRMSTRATPYGLFAGVALGSLTDKTDILLGNCDYNQKRTRPDMEWLLAIIKGLEQRLYVVKQLKVQKNHASLQVGGRIELTLATEYGQIKRLDGMQKERISIRATEVVHNVFALTEHPILFEELIARLMELYPKAGEQKVTGLLWQLFSQEFLISELRPPLTVANPFDYVMGHLKLLDGVQEIYGELVYIQEMMKRYDELPIGNGIQAYQELIARMKAIEASDTPIQVDFHLASNKVCLHNGIGEEVAKAAECLWRLSFVQRGATHLRSYHKDFLERYGTSREVPVLELLSEEIGLGAPAGYMSPPSNRREIVSPLKYSDQREAIVMRKVVQAIATKKREVEITNDLLEQLDADPVNPKYAPDSLEMYVEVIASSQEAIDKGEYLLEVGPMPGSSKVGQSFGRFLDILGTEAIEKHEQVHKQVQGQFEDVIMVDAVYLPAAGRMANIMLHPSLSEYELAIGTNCSEKAKHPLLLEDIVVCATVEHLYLKSRTHGKKIIISSDNMLNFRNSPNVYRFLREVSFENIRNWQPFSWGNMEGSPYLPRVRYGRTILSPAVWKLTPSSLGMKENPKEDQLWYDAFSKWRMEWDVPRHVYMAFGDNRILLDLDNSYHIEEIRSELFKSKGIKFREKIGGLEKNWVNGPDGHFAMECVIPLIKQKHLVKMNPPVYRKNMVLSKEQYIKFPGSDWLFIKLYGGQQRQNEFIVEKIRTFADSMVQKGAADEWFFMRYLDPEHHIRLRFHGKPEKLIQEILPELYRWIQECQREGFIQRMVIDTYDREVERYGGPTMMANAERVFSKDSQTTVKLLGLLRYKQTNLPDYVLATISIIDIMTRYGLSFEQQFEWMEQVVKKDAHREEFRKWRKTLLTLADPRNDWQGLRSHPSGEEIREAFYLRTDALNIFWKLVSEGEQNKSLWSSKATILGSLIHLHCNRIFGVNREMEEKAMAFVRHTLHSQLHWRENVGVSI from the coding sequence ATGGCCAAACAACTTGAGAAAGAGTTAACTACTCAATATGGTAAAACTAATAAAGAAGAAAACTTATTTACAGCAGCAGATTTTTTTATGCTACGGTTACCACTGTTTCCATTAGAAAATTTCTATGAATTAAATAAAATGGATGATTATCTCACTGCTATAAGGGAGTATGCGAGGGAAGAGAAAGTGAGAGAAGCCATTCTTGTCTCTAGCCCATCATTGTACGCAGCATTGCCTAATCTAGAAAGTGACCTCACTTCCCGAAAGACCAAACAAACTCTATCTAGCTTTATTCGTTATTTTCTAAGAATGAGTACCCGTGCTACTCCATATGGTTTATTCGCTGGTGTAGCTTTGGGATCGTTAACTGACAAGACAGATATTTTATTAGGAAATTGTGATTATAACCAAAAACGTACACGTCCAGATATGGAATGGTTGCTTGCAATTATTAAAGGATTGGAACAAAGACTTTATGTGGTAAAACAGCTGAAAGTCCAAAAAAACCATGCTTCATTACAGGTAGGAGGACGAATTGAACTTACTCTTGCCACTGAATACGGCCAAATTAAACGGTTAGATGGCATGCAAAAAGAGAGGATTTCAATCCGTGCGACAGAAGTTGTGCACAACGTGTTTGCTCTGACAGAGCATCCGATTCTATTTGAAGAATTAATTGCTAGGTTGATGGAATTATACCCTAAGGCGGGGGAACAAAAGGTAACCGGACTATTATGGCAATTATTTTCTCAGGAGTTTTTAATTAGTGAATTACGTCCACCACTCACAGTAGCGAATCCATTTGATTATGTGATGGGACACCTTAAGTTACTGGATGGTGTACAGGAAATATATGGGGAACTAGTTTACATTCAAGAAATGATGAAACGATATGACGAGCTGCCTATAGGAAATGGTATACAAGCCTATCAAGAATTAATTGCTAGGATGAAGGCTATAGAAGCGAGTGATACGCCGATACAAGTAGACTTCCACTTAGCCAGTAACAAAGTATGTTTACACAACGGAATTGGGGAAGAAGTAGCCAAGGCGGCGGAATGTCTTTGGCGATTGTCTTTTGTACAGCGAGGAGCGACTCATCTCCGAAGCTATCATAAGGACTTTTTGGAGAGATATGGAACTTCAAGAGAAGTACCAGTCTTAGAACTTCTTAGTGAGGAAATCGGTTTAGGAGCGCCAGCAGGATATATGTCCCCACCCAGTAATCGAAGAGAAATAGTATCACCTCTCAAGTATTCTGATCAGCGTGAAGCCATTGTGATGAGAAAAGTGGTTCAAGCGATTGCAACAAAAAAAAGGGAAGTAGAGATTACGAATGATCTACTCGAACAGTTAGATGCCGATCCAGTAAATCCTAAATACGCACCAGATTCCTTGGAAATGTATGTGGAGGTAATTGCATCTTCACAGGAAGCGATCGATAAAGGAGAATATCTACTTGAAGTGGGACCCATGCCTGGTTCATCTAAAGTAGGTCAATCATTTGGAAGATTCCTTGATATTCTTGGAACGGAAGCGATAGAAAAACACGAACAGGTTCATAAGCAAGTACAAGGCCAATTTGAAGATGTAATAATGGTCGATGCTGTTTATTTACCAGCAGCAGGACGTATGGCCAACATTATGTTGCATCCATCCCTAAGCGAATACGAACTGGCTATTGGGACAAATTGTTCAGAGAAGGCTAAACACCCCCTTCTCCTTGAAGATATTGTGGTATGTGCAACGGTGGAACATTTGTATCTCAAGTCCCGCACACATGGGAAGAAAATTATTATTTCATCGGATAACATGCTTAATTTCAGAAACTCTCCAAACGTTTATCGATTTTTACGTGAGGTTTCTTTTGAGAATATACGTAACTGGCAACCATTTTCTTGGGGTAATATGGAAGGTTCACCATACTTACCACGTGTTCGTTATGGACGAACGATCTTATCTCCTGCTGTATGGAAATTAACTCCTTCCTCTCTAGGGATGAAAGAAAATCCGAAAGAAGACCAGCTCTGGTATGATGCTTTTTCTAAATGGAGAATGGAATGGGATGTACCACGACATGTTTATATGGCTTTTGGCGACAATCGTATCTTACTAGACTTGGATAATTCCTACCATATCGAAGAAATACGTTCTGAATTGTTCAAGTCAAAAGGCATTAAGTTCCGCGAAAAAATTGGAGGATTAGAGAAAAACTGGGTGAATGGACCAGATGGGCATTTCGCAATGGAATGTGTGATTCCACTTATCAAACAGAAGCATCTAGTTAAGATGAATCCCCCTGTCTATAGAAAAAACATGGTCCTATCCAAGGAACAATACATAAAATTTCCTGGAAGCGATTGGTTATTTATCAAACTATATGGGGGCCAGCAACGGCAGAATGAGTTTATTGTTGAGAAGATTCGTACGTTTGCTGACTCAATGGTTCAAAAAGGAGCGGCAGACGAATGGTTTTTCATGAGATATCTTGACCCTGAACACCATATTCGCCTGCGATTTCATGGCAAACCCGAGAAGCTCATACAGGAGATTTTGCCAGAACTTTATCGTTGGATTCAAGAATGTCAGAGGGAAGGCTTTATTCAAAGAATGGTGATTGATACCTATGATCGTGAGGTAGAAAGATACGGTGGTCCAACGATGATGGCTAATGCCGAACGAGTATTTTCTAAAGATAGCCAGACGACTGTGAAGCTTTTGGGATTACTACGCTACAAGCAAACGAATCTTCCTGACTATGTTTTAGCAACGATTAGTATTATTGATATCATGACTAGATATGGACTTAGTTTTGAACAGCAATTCGAATGGATGGAACAGGTTGTTAAAAAGGATGCTCATAGAGAAGAGTTTCGAAAATGGCGCAAAACTTTACTTACTCTTGCTGATCCGCGGAACGATTGGCAAGGATTGCGTAGTCATCCGAGCGGGGAAGAAATTCGTGAAGCTTTTTACTTAAGAACGGATGCATTGAATATTTTTTGGAAACTTGTATCAGAAGGAGAACAAAACAAGTCTCTCTGGAGTTCAAAAGCGACGATTTTAGGTAGTTTGATCCATCTGCATTGCAATCGAATTTTTGGAGTAAATAGAGAGATGGAAGAGAAAGCAATGGCGTTTGTACGTCATACTTTACACAGCCAGCTTCACTGGAGGGAAAATGTTGGTGTCTCCATTTAA
- a CDS encoding ABC transporter ATP-binding protein, with product MSPFKETSNKLETIRNVFASFSQWPSIFRLLYQTHPRYFAIVMILTIISSLIPVGVILATQSLINSAVVVSVGGEMYPLLIAFGTFAFLAVIRDIIKYVDLVYKTLYQELLSNHVNMLIMKKATRLPYSSFEDAAIYDQMQRAKQDSTYRPYQLFQQVMNVISSVITLLSVSAVLITWKWWLALILLLLPICSTFSFIKLGQEEFMINHNRASDRRKQYYLMNLLTNDSSVKEIKIFQLGKFLVNRYSKYYQQFFNQDKAIVIKRTKVALGYQVITLIAVVSMQSYVVWEMLLGTIAVGSLLAFIQAISYTQSTSTDLMQTIFNMYQNNLYISQLFNFLGVPDEKQKTTEERNSFEKNASGLEFRNVSFKYQGVEAYALRNVSFTIHLGETLALVGENGSGKSTIVKLITRLYQPTEGEIFFDGIPISHYEENEWRQKISALFQDFIKYEMQVKENIGFGNYLKADDEVAIIEASKLAGADEMIKRFPQQLNTQLGKLFTDGYQISGGQWQRIAISRAYMHDADLYILDEPTAALDPQAEQEVFTRFRELTKNKMGLFISHRFSTVRYANQILVLKRGEIIESGTHRELIAENGVYASLFHTQASFYLEEKDESANANKMVGQV from the coding sequence GTGTCTCCATTTAAGGAAACCAGTAATAAATTGGAAACGATTCGAAATGTATTTGCTTCCTTCTCCCAATGGCCTAGTATTTTTCGTTTGCTCTATCAAACACATCCTCGCTATTTTGCGATTGTCATGATATTGACGATTATAAGTAGCTTGATTCCTGTGGGAGTAATTCTAGCTACACAATCTTTGATAAATTCGGCAGTAGTAGTTTCAGTAGGGGGGGAAATGTATCCGCTTTTAATCGCGTTTGGTACCTTCGCATTCCTAGCCGTAATACGCGATATTATCAAATATGTTGACTTGGTCTATAAAACTTTGTATCAAGAATTACTATCAAATCATGTGAACATGTTGATCATGAAAAAAGCCACACGACTTCCTTATTCTAGCTTTGAGGATGCAGCAATCTACGATCAGATGCAACGGGCAAAGCAAGATTCAACGTATCGCCCATATCAGTTATTTCAACAGGTAATGAATGTCATTAGTAGTGTGATTACTTTACTATCTGTTTCTGCTGTGCTGATCACTTGGAAGTGGTGGCTGGCTCTTATTTTGCTCTTGCTGCCTATCTGTTCCACATTTTCTTTTATTAAATTAGGGCAAGAAGAATTCATGATTAACCACAACCGCGCTTCTGACCGACGTAAGCAATATTACCTGATGAATTTACTGACCAATGATTCATCGGTAAAAGAAATAAAAATCTTTCAACTCGGCAAGTTTTTAGTCAATAGATATAGTAAATATTACCAACAGTTCTTCAATCAAGACAAAGCAATAGTAATTAAACGGACGAAAGTGGCGCTTGGATATCAGGTTATTACACTCATCGCAGTTGTTAGTATGCAGTCGTATGTAGTATGGGAAATGTTGCTTGGTACCATTGCAGTTGGTAGCTTACTCGCATTTATTCAAGCGATTTCTTACACCCAATCAACCTCCACAGATCTTATGCAAACGATCTTTAACATGTATCAAAACAATCTATATATCAGTCAGTTATTTAATTTTCTAGGCGTGCCAGATGAAAAACAAAAAACCACAGAAGAAAGAAATTCTTTTGAGAAGAACGCGTCTGGTCTAGAATTTCGCAATGTCTCGTTCAAATATCAGGGTGTCGAAGCCTATGCCTTACGAAATGTAAGCTTCACAATTCATTTAGGAGAAACACTTGCATTAGTAGGTGAAAATGGCTCAGGGAAATCGACAATTGTAAAATTAATTACCCGACTGTATCAACCGACAGAAGGGGAAATTTTTTTTGATGGCATACCGATAAGCCATTATGAAGAAAATGAATGGCGCCAAAAAATTAGTGCTTTGTTTCAAGATTTTATTAAATACGAAATGCAAGTCAAAGAAAACATTGGATTTGGTAACTATCTAAAGGCTGATGACGAAGTGGCAATTATAGAAGCAAGCAAACTGGCGGGAGCGGATGAGATGATTAAGCGTTTTCCGCAACAATTGAATACACAACTAGGTAAATTGTTTACAGACGGTTATCAGATTTCAGGTGGTCAGTGGCAGCGTATTGCCATCTCTCGAGCTTACATGCACGATGCTGATTTATACATTCTTGATGAACCAACAGCTGCACTAGATCCTCAAGCAGAGCAAGAGGTGTTTACTCGGTTCCGTGAACTAACCAAGAATAAAATGGGATTATTTATTTCCCATCGATTCTCTACTGTACGATATGCCAACCAGATTCTTGTCCTAAAACGAGGTGAGATAATTGAATCGGGTACACATAGGGAGCTGATAGCAGAGAATGGAGTTTATGCTTCTCTATTTCATACGCAAGCTTCTTTTTATCTCGAGGAAAAAGATGAATCTGCAAATGCAAATAAGATGGTAGGACAAGTGTAA